A genomic window from Pungitius pungitius chromosome 12, fPunPun2.1, whole genome shotgun sequence includes:
- the srebf1 gene encoding sterol regulatory element-binding protein 1 isoform X1, with amino-acid sequence MNSLSFDDPSLDNLDPTLSLNDPSDIDTALLSDIDDMLQLISHQDIEFGGLFDNPPYTRPPPTEEPPSLSQSITTPLAPAPMATPPPQSLSSSIQSSSPHLDALLGPPIIRSSSTPDKAFQPPTFQQSPLAQVPNATLRTQPASAQQAQSLRQPQVEQPQPTLSLPVPPQAASPHDSPAPHPTFISTPQTPPPPQTQAQTQQQVRTTYITQNSYTTVSPSSVSKPATILTSSPPRVQPVTIQAQVQGLTTTSPPLVMSASPPVQSIATHVQQVPVLLQPQFIKAESLLLTTLKHDPCIVTTMASGTSLATTTPVQSASLQAFMGNGTILTTMPVMVDADKLPINRIAISAKPLGQPYKGEKRTAHNAIEKRYRSSINDKILELKDLVAGTEAKLNKSAVLKKAIDYIRYLQQTNQKLKQENMAFKMAAQKDKSLKDLVAKDPVAMEVDGPADVKNELPTPPASDVGSPTSFSHCGSDSEPDSPMGEDTKQPSAATLDGSAAGGSAGGMLDRSRMALCTFTFLFLSLNPLAALLCSSGGSSAGSVAASATHHAGRSVLGVDLAADSWGWMDWMLPTILVWLLNGILVSGVLIRLLVYGEPVTRPHSGSSVLFWRHRKQADLDLARGDFAQASQNLWTCLKALGRPLPISQLDLGCAALWSLLRFCLQRLWVGRWLAARAGGLRSDRPLKEDASKSSRDAALVYHRLHQLHMTGKLNGSHLSAVHMALSAVNLAECAGSCLPVASLAEVYVSAALRVKASMPRILHFTSRVFLSSARLACLSSSGSVPPAMQWLCHPLGHRFFVDGDWAIRSTPKESIYSQAGNTVDPLAQVTQAFREHLLEKALYCVAQPHEEKSPSQGEGEYADALEYLQLLISASDAAGGTSQSFAIGSNMATVTGCDPHSKWWSSVTVVIINWLQGDDAAAERLYPTVEHLPRSLQTAESLLPKTCLNTFRAVRALLSKPENCQLSLSYSDKASALLRDSLNLGPHCHSSSLDKVVQLLLCDLLLVMRTNVWRLQQQVAGPSGSVGTAGPVGVHQASPPELQGFQQDLSSLRKLAHSFRPAMRRLFLHEATARLMAGASPTRTHQLLDRSLRRRATPGAKTEECETRPGKREQAEAVMLACRYLPPSFLSAPGQRVGMLADAARTLEKLGDKRTLHDCQQMIIKLGSGTTVTNS; translated from the exons ATGAACAGCCTGTCTTTTGACGATCCTTCGTTGGATAATCTGGATCCAACACTGTCGCTAAATGACCCCAGCGATATTGACACGGCCCTCTTAAGCGACATTGACG ACATGCTACAGCTCATCAGCCACCAGGACATAGAGTTTGGAGGACTTTTTGATAACCCTCCATACACGAGGCCTCCCCCTACCGAAGAGCCTCCTTCATTGTCCCAGTCCATCACCACACCTCTGGCTCCAGCCCCCATGGCCACACCTCCTCCACAATCATTGTCCTCGTCCATCCAGAGCAGTAGCCCGCACCTTGATGCACTCCTGGGCCCTCCCATCATTCGTagttcctccaccccggacaaGGCCTTCCAGCCTCCAACCTTCCAGCAGTCCCCCCTGGCCCAGGTTCCCAACGCCACACTGCGGACACAGCCAGCCTCAGCACAGCAGGCTCAGAGCCTCAGGCAGCCCCAGGTGGAGCAGCCTCAGCCCACTCTCAGCCTGCCTGTACCACCACAGGCAGCTTCCCCTCATGACTCACCAGCACCACACCCAACTTTCATCTCTACGCCCCAGACTCCGCCCCCGCCCCAAACCCAGGCGCAGACACAACAGCAGGTCCGGACCACCTACATCACCCAGAACAGCTACACAA CTGTCAGTCCCAGCAGCGTGAGCAAACCCGCCACCATCTTGACATCGTCCCCTCCAAGAGTTCAGCCAGTGACCATCCAGGCTCAGGTCCAAGGGCTGACCACCACGTCTCCTCCCCTGGTCATGTCAGCAAGTCCCCCGGTTCAAAGCATTGCGACCCATGTGCAGCAAGTACCT GTGTTGCTGCAACCCCAGTTTATCAAGGCTGAGTCTTTGTTGCTGACCACCCTGAAGCATGACCCCTGCATTGTCACTACCATGGCCTCTGGCACATCCCTGGCCACCACCACCCCAGTGCAGAGCGCTTCGCTGCAG GCCTTTATGGGAAATGGCACTATCCTAACCACGATGCCTGTCATGGTGGACGCCGACAAGCTGCCCATCAACCGCATCGCCATCAGCGCCAAGCCCCTCGGCCAGCCGTACAAGGGAGAGAAGCGCACCGCCCACAACGCCATCGAGAAGCGCTACCGCTCGTCTATTAACGACAAAATCCTCGAACTCAAAGACCTGGTGGCGGGTACTGAGGCCAAG CTCAACAAGTCTGCAGTGCTGAAGAAAGCCATCGACTACATCCGTTACCTGCAGCAGACCAACCAGAAACTCAAACAGGAGAACATGGCTTTTAAAATGGCAGCCCAGAAAGACA AGTCTCTCAAGGATCTGGTTGCCAAGGATCCGGTTGCCATGGAGGTGGACGGACCAGCCGACGTCAAGAATGAGCTGCCGACGCCGCCGGCTTCCGACGTGGGctcccccacctccttctcccACTGTGGCAGTGACTCCGAGCCTGACAGCCCGATGGGGGAGGACACGAAG CAGCCGAGTGCAGCCACGTTGGACGGATCAGCAGCAGGCGGCAGTGCCGGCGGCATGTTAGACCGCTCCCGCATGGCTTTGTGCACCTtcaccttcctctttctctccctcaacCCTCTGGCTGCCCTCCTCTGCTCATCCGGCGGCAGCTCAGCCGGAAGCGTTGCGGCCTCCGCCACCCATCACGCAGGGCGCAGCGTCCTGGGAGTGGATTTAGCAG cCGACTCGTGGGGCTGGATGGACTGGATGCTGCCCACAATACTGGTGTGGCTACTGAATGGCATTCTGGTGTCGGGGGTTCTGATCCGACTGTTGGTGTATGGGGAGCCCGTAACCAGGCCACACTCTGGATCTTCTGTCTTGTTTTGGAGGCACCGCAAGCAGGCTGATCTGGACCTAGCAAGa GGGGATTTTGCCCAGGCCAGTCAGAACCTGTGGACATGTCTGAAGGCCCTTGGCCGTCCCCTTCCCATCTCACAGCTGGACCTGGGTTGTGCTGCACTTTGGTCCCTGCTGAGATTCTGCCTCCAGCGCCTCTGGGTGGGCCGCTGGCTGGCAGCCAGGGCCGGAGGGCTGCGATCTGACCGCCCACTGAAGGAGGACGCCTCCAAGAGCAGCCGGGATGCCGCCCTTGTTTACCAccgcctgcaccagctgcaCATGACAG GTAAGCTGAATGGTAGCCACCTGTCAGCAGTGCACATGGCCCTCAGTGCTGTGAACCTGGCAGAGTGTGCTGGTTCCTGTCTGCCTGTAGCCAGTCTGGCTGAGGTCTACGTCTCTGCAGCCCTGCGGGTCAAAGCCAGCATGCCAAGAATCCTTCATTTTACCTCT CGTGTGTTCCTGAGCAGCGCCCGCCTGGCGTGCCTGTCTTCCAGTGGCAGTGTGCCTCCAGCTATGCAGTGGCTGTGTCACCCGCTAGGCCACCGCTTCTTTGTGGACGGGGACTGGGCGATTCGCAGCACTCCTAAAGAAAGCATCTACAGCCAGGCTGGCAATACTG TGGATCCTCTGGCCCAGGTGACTCAGGCTTTCAGGGAGCATCTCCTGGAGAAGGCTCTGTACTGTGTGGCTCAGCCTCACGAGGAGAAAAGCCCCAGCCAGGGGGAAGG GGAGTACGCCGATGCCCTGGAGTACCTTCAGCTGTTGATTAGTGCATCGGATGCAGCTGGTGGCACCTCCCAGTCCTTTGCTATTGGTTCCAACATGGCCACTGTGACTG GCTGTGACCCTCACTCCAAGTGGTGGTCCTCAGTTACCGTGGTAATCATCAACTGGCTCCAAGGAGACGATGCTGCGGCCGAGAGACTTTATCCGACCGTTGAGCACCTGCCCCGCAGCCTGCAGACTGCAGA gaGTCTTCTTCCCAAGACTTGTCTGAACACGTTCAGGGCCGTGCGGGCTCTGCTGTCCAAGCCGGAAAACTGCCAGCTGAGTCTGAGCTACAGTGACAAGGCCAGCGCCCTGCTTCGAGACAGCCTAAACCTAGGACCACACTGCCACAGCTCCAGTTTAgacaag GTTGTCCAGTTGCTGTTGTGTGATCTCCTGTTGGTGATGAGGACCAATGTGTGgcgcctgcagcagcaggtggccGGTCCGTCTGGGTCTGTGGGTACCGCCGGCCCGGTGGGGGTCCACCAGGCATCCCCACCAGAGCTCCAAGGCTTTCAGCAAGACCTCAGTTCGTTACGCAAGCTGGCTCATAGCTTCAGGCCTGCAATGCGAAGA TTGTTCCTTCATGAAGCTACAGCCAGGCTGATGGCGGGAGCGAGTCCCACCCGCACCCACCAGCTGCTGGATCGCTCGCTGCGACGCAGGGCAACGCCTGGAGCCAAGACAG AGGAGTGCGAGACGCGGCCAGGCAAGCGGGAGCAGGCAGAGGCTGTGATGTTGGCGTGCCGCTAccttcccccctccttcctgtcGGCTCCGGGCCAAAGGGTGGGCATGCTGGCGGATGCGGCCCGCACCCTGGAGAAGCTGGGAGACAAGAGGACCCTCCATGACTGCCAGCAGATGATCATCAAGCTGGGCAGCGGCACCACCGTCACCAACAGCTAG
- the srebf1 gene encoding sterol regulatory element-binding protein 1 isoform X2, protein MNSLSFDDPSLDNLDPTLSLNDPSDIDTALLSDIDDMLQLISHQDIEFGGLFDNPPYTRPPPTEEPPSLSQSITTPLAPAPMATPPPQSLSSSIQSSSPHLDALLGPPIIRSSSTPDKAFQPPTFQQSPLAQVPNATLRTQPASAQQAQSLRQPQVEQPQPTLSLPVPPQAASPHDSPAPHPTFISTPQTPPPPQTQAQTQQQVRTTYITQNSYTTVSPSSVSKPATILTSSPPRVQPVTIQAQVQGLTTTSPPLVMSASPPVQSIATHVQQVPVLLQPQFIKAESLLLTTLKHDPCIVTTMASGTSLATTTPVQSASLQAFMGNGTILTTMPVMVDADKLPINRIAISAKPLGQPYKGEKRTAHNAIEKRYRSSINDKILELKDLVAGTEAKLNKSAVLKKAIDYIRYLQQTNQKLKQENMAFKMAAQKDKSLKDLVAKDPVAMEVDGPADVKNELPTPPASDVGSPTSFSHCGSDSEPDSPMGEDTKPSAATLDGSAAGGSAGGMLDRSRMALCTFTFLFLSLNPLAALLCSSGGSSAGSVAASATHHAGRSVLGVDLAADSWGWMDWMLPTILVWLLNGILVSGVLIRLLVYGEPVTRPHSGSSVLFWRHRKQADLDLARGDFAQASQNLWTCLKALGRPLPISQLDLGCAALWSLLRFCLQRLWVGRWLAARAGGLRSDRPLKEDASKSSRDAALVYHRLHQLHMTGKLNGSHLSAVHMALSAVNLAECAGSCLPVASLAEVYVSAALRVKASMPRILHFTSRVFLSSARLACLSSSGSVPPAMQWLCHPLGHRFFVDGDWAIRSTPKESIYSQAGNTVDPLAQVTQAFREHLLEKALYCVAQPHEEKSPSQGEGEYADALEYLQLLISASDAAGGTSQSFAIGSNMATVTGCDPHSKWWSSVTVVIINWLQGDDAAAERLYPTVEHLPRSLQTAESLLPKTCLNTFRAVRALLSKPENCQLSLSYSDKASALLRDSLNLGPHCHSSSLDKVVQLLLCDLLLVMRTNVWRLQQQVAGPSGSVGTAGPVGVHQASPPELQGFQQDLSSLRKLAHSFRPAMRRLFLHEATARLMAGASPTRTHQLLDRSLRRRATPGAKTEECETRPGKREQAEAVMLACRYLPPSFLSAPGQRVGMLADAARTLEKLGDKRTLHDCQQMIIKLGSGTTVTNS, encoded by the exons ATGAACAGCCTGTCTTTTGACGATCCTTCGTTGGATAATCTGGATCCAACACTGTCGCTAAATGACCCCAGCGATATTGACACGGCCCTCTTAAGCGACATTGACG ACATGCTACAGCTCATCAGCCACCAGGACATAGAGTTTGGAGGACTTTTTGATAACCCTCCATACACGAGGCCTCCCCCTACCGAAGAGCCTCCTTCATTGTCCCAGTCCATCACCACACCTCTGGCTCCAGCCCCCATGGCCACACCTCCTCCACAATCATTGTCCTCGTCCATCCAGAGCAGTAGCCCGCACCTTGATGCACTCCTGGGCCCTCCCATCATTCGTagttcctccaccccggacaaGGCCTTCCAGCCTCCAACCTTCCAGCAGTCCCCCCTGGCCCAGGTTCCCAACGCCACACTGCGGACACAGCCAGCCTCAGCACAGCAGGCTCAGAGCCTCAGGCAGCCCCAGGTGGAGCAGCCTCAGCCCACTCTCAGCCTGCCTGTACCACCACAGGCAGCTTCCCCTCATGACTCACCAGCACCACACCCAACTTTCATCTCTACGCCCCAGACTCCGCCCCCGCCCCAAACCCAGGCGCAGACACAACAGCAGGTCCGGACCACCTACATCACCCAGAACAGCTACACAA CTGTCAGTCCCAGCAGCGTGAGCAAACCCGCCACCATCTTGACATCGTCCCCTCCAAGAGTTCAGCCAGTGACCATCCAGGCTCAGGTCCAAGGGCTGACCACCACGTCTCCTCCCCTGGTCATGTCAGCAAGTCCCCCGGTTCAAAGCATTGCGACCCATGTGCAGCAAGTACCT GTGTTGCTGCAACCCCAGTTTATCAAGGCTGAGTCTTTGTTGCTGACCACCCTGAAGCATGACCCCTGCATTGTCACTACCATGGCCTCTGGCACATCCCTGGCCACCACCACCCCAGTGCAGAGCGCTTCGCTGCAG GCCTTTATGGGAAATGGCACTATCCTAACCACGATGCCTGTCATGGTGGACGCCGACAAGCTGCCCATCAACCGCATCGCCATCAGCGCCAAGCCCCTCGGCCAGCCGTACAAGGGAGAGAAGCGCACCGCCCACAACGCCATCGAGAAGCGCTACCGCTCGTCTATTAACGACAAAATCCTCGAACTCAAAGACCTGGTGGCGGGTACTGAGGCCAAG CTCAACAAGTCTGCAGTGCTGAAGAAAGCCATCGACTACATCCGTTACCTGCAGCAGACCAACCAGAAACTCAAACAGGAGAACATGGCTTTTAAAATGGCAGCCCAGAAAGACA AGTCTCTCAAGGATCTGGTTGCCAAGGATCCGGTTGCCATGGAGGTGGACGGACCAGCCGACGTCAAGAATGAGCTGCCGACGCCGCCGGCTTCCGACGTGGGctcccccacctccttctcccACTGTGGCAGTGACTCCGAGCCTGACAGCCCGATGGGGGAGGACACGAAG CCGAGTGCAGCCACGTTGGACGGATCAGCAGCAGGCGGCAGTGCCGGCGGCATGTTAGACCGCTCCCGCATGGCTTTGTGCACCTtcaccttcctctttctctccctcaacCCTCTGGCTGCCCTCCTCTGCTCATCCGGCGGCAGCTCAGCCGGAAGCGTTGCGGCCTCCGCCACCCATCACGCAGGGCGCAGCGTCCTGGGAGTGGATTTAGCAG cCGACTCGTGGGGCTGGATGGACTGGATGCTGCCCACAATACTGGTGTGGCTACTGAATGGCATTCTGGTGTCGGGGGTTCTGATCCGACTGTTGGTGTATGGGGAGCCCGTAACCAGGCCACACTCTGGATCTTCTGTCTTGTTTTGGAGGCACCGCAAGCAGGCTGATCTGGACCTAGCAAGa GGGGATTTTGCCCAGGCCAGTCAGAACCTGTGGACATGTCTGAAGGCCCTTGGCCGTCCCCTTCCCATCTCACAGCTGGACCTGGGTTGTGCTGCACTTTGGTCCCTGCTGAGATTCTGCCTCCAGCGCCTCTGGGTGGGCCGCTGGCTGGCAGCCAGGGCCGGAGGGCTGCGATCTGACCGCCCACTGAAGGAGGACGCCTCCAAGAGCAGCCGGGATGCCGCCCTTGTTTACCAccgcctgcaccagctgcaCATGACAG GTAAGCTGAATGGTAGCCACCTGTCAGCAGTGCACATGGCCCTCAGTGCTGTGAACCTGGCAGAGTGTGCTGGTTCCTGTCTGCCTGTAGCCAGTCTGGCTGAGGTCTACGTCTCTGCAGCCCTGCGGGTCAAAGCCAGCATGCCAAGAATCCTTCATTTTACCTCT CGTGTGTTCCTGAGCAGCGCCCGCCTGGCGTGCCTGTCTTCCAGTGGCAGTGTGCCTCCAGCTATGCAGTGGCTGTGTCACCCGCTAGGCCACCGCTTCTTTGTGGACGGGGACTGGGCGATTCGCAGCACTCCTAAAGAAAGCATCTACAGCCAGGCTGGCAATACTG TGGATCCTCTGGCCCAGGTGACTCAGGCTTTCAGGGAGCATCTCCTGGAGAAGGCTCTGTACTGTGTGGCTCAGCCTCACGAGGAGAAAAGCCCCAGCCAGGGGGAAGG GGAGTACGCCGATGCCCTGGAGTACCTTCAGCTGTTGATTAGTGCATCGGATGCAGCTGGTGGCACCTCCCAGTCCTTTGCTATTGGTTCCAACATGGCCACTGTGACTG GCTGTGACCCTCACTCCAAGTGGTGGTCCTCAGTTACCGTGGTAATCATCAACTGGCTCCAAGGAGACGATGCTGCGGCCGAGAGACTTTATCCGACCGTTGAGCACCTGCCCCGCAGCCTGCAGACTGCAGA gaGTCTTCTTCCCAAGACTTGTCTGAACACGTTCAGGGCCGTGCGGGCTCTGCTGTCCAAGCCGGAAAACTGCCAGCTGAGTCTGAGCTACAGTGACAAGGCCAGCGCCCTGCTTCGAGACAGCCTAAACCTAGGACCACACTGCCACAGCTCCAGTTTAgacaag GTTGTCCAGTTGCTGTTGTGTGATCTCCTGTTGGTGATGAGGACCAATGTGTGgcgcctgcagcagcaggtggccGGTCCGTCTGGGTCTGTGGGTACCGCCGGCCCGGTGGGGGTCCACCAGGCATCCCCACCAGAGCTCCAAGGCTTTCAGCAAGACCTCAGTTCGTTACGCAAGCTGGCTCATAGCTTCAGGCCTGCAATGCGAAGA TTGTTCCTTCATGAAGCTACAGCCAGGCTGATGGCGGGAGCGAGTCCCACCCGCACCCACCAGCTGCTGGATCGCTCGCTGCGACGCAGGGCAACGCCTGGAGCCAAGACAG AGGAGTGCGAGACGCGGCCAGGCAAGCGGGAGCAGGCAGAGGCTGTGATGTTGGCGTGCCGCTAccttcccccctccttcctgtcGGCTCCGGGCCAAAGGGTGGGCATGCTGGCGGATGCGGCCCGCACCCTGGAGAAGCTGGGAGACAAGAGGACCCTCCATGACTGCCAGCAGATGATCATCAAGCTGGGCAGCGGCACCACCGTCACCAACAGCTAG